The genomic region ATCGCGGACTTGCCCTGGTAATCGATTTTTGTCAGCTTCATTCCGTCGAAGATGTAATCTTCTCTGTAATTGAGCCGCGGGGACTGGTCCTGTTTTATAGTTAAAAAATTCATCCTCAGCGCGGTGCAGTTAACGTCTTTAACATAAAAAATATCGCCTGTTCGGATAGTCTGCGTATCGAATAACGGCTGAGCGTGTATGTATTCGACCTGAGCGGTTAATTGCCGGAGTTTGGCGACGGCGGAATTCAGTTTTTCTATTGTTTGAATGACTTCTTTTTGCACCGGCAGATTGCTGTCATTAGGTTCGCCGCCAAAGCTGACACTCTGACATACAAGTAAAACGATAAGTATTACGATTTTATTTTTCATTCTTCTGAGTTCTGTGTTCCGAGTTCTGTATTCTGTTTTATTATATCAATGATTTGGGTCAGTTTGTCAATCGTATAATCCGCAAAGTCGGTGAACTGCCGGGATTGTTCCGAATTTTTCATCCAGACCGCCGTGGCGCCGGCCGCTTTTGCGCATTGCAGGTCGAAAAGATAGTCTCCCACGACAAGCGTTTCCTGTGGTCTGACATTGAAATGCCTGCATAGCATTTTTACTCCGAACGGGTCCGGCTTTACAGGGCCGTCGTTCCTGTCGAAAATAGCGTCGAATTCGATATTGTGTTTTTGGGCCACTGCCGAGGCGTTGCTGCGGGTATTTCGCGTCAATACGCCGATAGGCATTTTCATCTGCCGGAGTATTCGTAGAGTTTCGGCGGCGCCTTTGTTCAATGTCGAATGTTCGATTGCCGCCTGTTCGTGTTTGTACAGGATTTCTTCCGCTTTTTTTCTCTCGGCTTCAGACATTTTTTCCATTGCCTCAAGAAGCGGCTCTGAATTGGCGGGAAGACCTATCTCTTTTCTTAGCCTGTCGAAATCCAGATATGGTTCTGTTATCGTGCCGTCCAAATCGAATATTATTGCTTTGATTTTCATTGCACCAATGACTATTCACTATCAACTAATTTGTTTGGCCCCCGCCGCTTAGGGCGGGATTTTGTCATTCCCGCAGGGGCGGGAATCTATACTATAAATTATCATATTTCCCCTTGCTTGTCAGCAGAAAACGGCTATAATAGAAGCAGTTATCAATGGAGAAGGAAGAAAATGAGAGGTTGTTTGAGGATTTCCCGTCTATTTACAATTCAGCGGTATTTCTACGCATATTATTTGGGAAGGAAGAGGAAATGAAAAATGTAAGACTGACAATTTGTTTAACGGCGGCGGTTCTGTTTATGGCAGCCGGTCAGGGGTTTGGCATAGCGTTCAATGATGGAGGAACGTACAATATCAATTATACAATTAATGATGGTGTCTACGTGGATGAAGCAGATGAAGCATCGGGAATGCAAACTACACTTAATTTGCTTGAAGGTGGGTCGATAAATTCGGTTTTGGTTGCCTTCCACAACAGCCAGGTAACGATAACCGGTGGGACGGTAGGCAGTGTGGTGCAAACCTACGACAGTAGCCAAGTCAAGATGTTCGGAGGGACGGTTAATGCTTTGTATGCTTGCGGCAACAGTCAGATAACAATGTCCGGCGGGACGGTGGGTGATGCTTTGTATGCCACCAACAACGGCCAGTTAACGATAACCGATGGGACGTTAGGCTTTGGTTTGTCCGCCAGCGGGGACAGCCGGGTAACGATGTCCGGCGGGACTATAGCAAGAGGGAGTTTGTATTTTGGGATGCAGTTGCAGGAGCAAATGATTCTGGCAATCAGTGGTTTTGATTTTGCTATTGACGGAATACATGTTGGTTTTGGCGAAATTACAAGCCAGCTTGGTGGTATCTGGTATAACGATCCTGTAAGAAGACTTACTGGCACACTTGCAAACGGCGATAAATTCGACAACCAGTTTCTAATTGGCAATACGGCCAAAATTGTTCTTGTCCCCGAACCCGCCACGCTTTTACTTCTCGGCTTGGGTGGATTGGTTTTGAGAAGAAAAAATCATTAACACTTTTTTGGTCGGATGGTTTTAATTCAAGGAAGATTTTGATATCATCGTGGAATTGGAAGGCCTGTGTTTCCCGTTTTATACAGACTGGATAACATTGTTATGAATAGTAAAATAATAAAAAACCTATCATTATTGTTAAAACTTACCGGTATAATAACGATTGGTATAGGACTTATCCTTGGATTTACAGATTTGAAAGGATATTTGAAAAATAAACACCGTATAGAAATTATAAATTGGGTACTCAACTCAAATACCGGAATGTCTCTTGAACAACCAGCAGCAAAAGAATTTATGAAGAAATTTCCACCACCATCAGGTGAAAAAGAAAAAAATCTCACTCACCTAACTAAAAGCGTGATGAAATATGAAATTGGTGGTATCTCATCCGCGTCAGTCAATTATATGAGAAAAGATACATATAGAACTAGCCATGTGGCAACACTGGAAGAAATTCGTAATTGGGCAAATGAAACCCCTTATCCATGGATTTCTTGGTGGATAACATTAGTTGGTTTTGTAGCATTAATAGGCGATTTTATCATTGAAAAGAAAATAAAAATTTCATAACAAGGCGATCAAGCAGAATGCCCGCTTCTCGGATTTGCCCTTTGGCGAACGCCACAACTCAAAACTAAAATTTTTTCTTTGTGCCTTTGTGGCTATTTAATAGTTTTGCCATAGAGCAGTTCGATAAACGCCTTTAAGTTATCGTTCATTGCCCGGTTCTTTCTTATTATTATGCCGGTCGGCCTTTTAAATTTTTCATTTGAAAATGGAATTGCCTTTAAAGTCCCATTTGTCAGCTCATTTTTTATTGTCGTCTCCGGCATTATGCTCACGCCGGCGTTTATTTCCACTACCCGTTTTATTGTTTCGACGTTGTCGAACTCCATCACGGGTTTTACGGCTACATTATAACGCAGCAGGAGCTGGTCTATCCAGTTTCTTGTCGGCAGATTCCTTGCAAACGCGATAAACGGCTGGTATTGCATCATATAGATATCGATATTTGTTTTTTTCGCGAAAGTATGCTGCGGACTGCAAACCAGTACGAGCGGCTCGGAAACAAAATCAAAAAGCTGAATATCGGGATTGTTTCTCGGCACCGCAACGAGCCCGACGTCGATTTTGCCGAGCAGCAGCCGGTTATAAATTTCAGCGGCACTGAGGTATTCGATGTCGAGATGAACCTGCGGATATAATGTCATAAACTTTTTTATATAACTCTGAAGGCTGTGCATTCCTATACTGTAAATGGCGGCCACGCTTATTTTGCTCTTGGTCGAATTTTTCAGGTAGTTAAGGCTGCTCTGGAAATTTTCATATCTGCTTAATATGTCTTTGCACGTGTTATAAAACAGTTCTCCCGTCGCGGTCAGGCCGAATGATTTTTTATTACGGTCGATTAAAGGCGTGGTAAATGATTTTTCAAGCTGGGCAAGCTGCTGCGAGACGGCAGACTGACTTATCATATTTTTCTCGGCAGTGCGGGAAAAACTTTTCAGTTCCGCTAAATCGCAAAAAATCTGTAACGACTCAATCTGCATATTTCTTTGAGCCACCAAGGCACTAAGACACTAAATTATTTATATATATTTTTTCTTCGTGTCTTCGTGTCTTAGTGGCTACCCTTTGCAATAACAAACGAATTTCTGTTCTATAGCATTGGCGTAAAGATTTAATGTTCTGCCCGGACAGGTGATTTGCGGGTCTATTACCTTTAAAACATTTACCCAGTTCTGCGCATCCGGAAGTATTTCAGCCAGCATATTAGGTGCGTTTTCAAAGAAATTCGTCCTGAGGATATTGCCCTGTCGATAAGGCAGCAGGCCCAGATAAAGCGTATCGCTCTCGATAAGGTCGTTGAAAAAATGTGTGCCAAGCGAAACATCGGTTGACATTTCCTTGTTCAGAATTGCTATTTCCACGAGTACTCTGATGGTGTTTATTTCCGGATAAGACACCGGCACTCCGAGCGAAGGCGTGCTTGTGCCCCATCTGCCGGGTCCGAGCAGCATTATTGTTTTGTCTTTTTCAGAATCGATATGGCTCAGTTTGCCGATGAGTCTGGCCAGTTCGTAGCGGTCCGAAATTTTCAGTTTGGTATATTGTTCCGGCGAGATATAGATTATACGGTCTATCGTAATCTGTCTGCCCTGACCTATGACAGGCCCTGCCGCGTCGATAATTAAATCCTTCGAATCTTTCTCCATGTGCGGGTCTATTATTGTTCCGCCTTCTTTTTGTTCCAGCGGTCTGCACTGCAGAAGGTTTATTTTATACTCCGTTTCGCTCTGGAAGTTTACCGTAAATTCCACATCCACCGGCGAGGCGTATGTATTCTCGATGATATTCAGCATTTCTCTCATATTTTTCGCGAAATCTGTTTTTGTCAGGAGTTTTTCGAATGTTATCGACCTGCTGAATATTTCCTTTCGCCCCAGCTGCGCGGCACGTTTTTCCATTTCTATGTCGCGCGACGCGAAGAGTTCCAGCCGCAAATTATCGTCTTCTGTCGAGGCGGAAACTATTTCAGCGAACGGCCTTGAAACAAATTCTCTCGCCTCGAGGTCTATGCAGTCGACTTTCTGCTGGGAATATTTTCTCGCGGTTTCGCTTGTTTCAGGTCTTTTTGCCGGTGCGTTCAGCGCGACGATTCTCGCGTAATCGTCGTCATTCCTGTCGACGGCTCTTGTGCCGAGTCCGAAGACCAGGCGAATCATTCCCGCTCGGGGGTCTATGTCTTCGTTCCAGACATAGGGATTGAACGAAAGGGCGACGCCTGCCGCCTGCGGGAAAAAGTATCTGCCGTGCGGTGCGCCGGAAACTCTTTGAATCAAAAGGCCCATCGGCTCGTCTTTTTCCAAAAGTCCCCATTTCGCCCTGTACATCAAAGCGTCTTCGCTCATACTGCTTGCGTATATTTTTCTTACCGCGTCGGTAAATTCCGCCAGCCTCTGCTGTCTTGTTCCCTGGTTTGTACAGAAGAAACTTTCGTACTTGCCGGCAAAAGCGTTGCCGTAGTTATCTTCGAGAATCGAGCTTGAGCGGACGATAATCGGACTTTGTCCGAAGTAATCGAGCACATCGGCGAATTGTTTTATGATATATTCCGGGAAATCTCCCTGAAGTATTCGCTGCCTGCCTTCCGCTGCGCCGTCGAGAAAATTCCTGCTGGCTCGCTGCTTCTGTCTTATCCACCAGATTTTATTTCTTACGAGATACGTGTAAAATACGTCCGAGCCGATGAAAAACGAATCGTGCGGCTCGAGGAGCTGTTTGAATTTATCGTCCATTTTTTCGAGTATCGCCCGTGCCAGCAGCATACCGACGCTTTTTCCGCCTATCAGGCCCGTGCCTATCATTCTTTTTCTTATTCGTATGATGTCGGCCAGGTTCAGGTATTTGCGAACCATTTTAAGGATTCTTTCGTCGCGTGACACGGCCATTCTGACAATCTGCTCGAAACGCTTGTTGATATCATCGTCGGTGCACCGCTTGTTTTCGTAGTCTTTTAAAAGCAGCTCCGCATCGTGAAACGTCTTTGCCCAGAATCCGAGTCTCTCGTTTGCGATATCAAGTTCGACACCGCTTACGTTTGCCAGGATTTCGGTTATACGGCCGCTATCTCGCACCGGCAGAAAATCATCGCCTTTCCATAGGTGTATCATATTCATTGTGGTCGAATATCTGCCGTCAACCTTTAACGGGTGAACGTACATATCGCCTTTGTATTTGTAAACGTTGGAAATAACCTGTGCCGTATCGAGTATGGGCCTTGTGGCGTGATACGAATGATAATTACGCAGAAGGGCGAATGTGGTTACAGTCTGGGCATAGTACAAATACGGACAGACCTGCATAAAGAAATTGCCGAGCATCCGGTCATTGCACCAGGCCGGCGCAAGTTCGCTGAGGCAGTCGAACAGATAATAATGTCCCTTGCCGAACTGATTTATTACGTTGTGTACTTTCGTGGTGAATGTTTCGAATCCCTGTTCGGGGTCAAGCTCGATTACGTTTGCGCCATCCTGAGCGGTAACGAACGGTTTGTGTTTGGCGAATCGGAAATATACAAGTTCCCATCCGCTGCCGAGAGCGTTTTTGCAATATGCTTCGACAAAAGGCATAAAATCATCGAGGCTGTCCACCAGCCAGACGATATTGTCGCCCGGCAAAACCTGTTTGATTATCTTATCGAACCCCGGCAAACCTGTGCTCAATCTTTCATTTGGCTTCATTTTTCCCTCTAAATATGGGTCATTAACTTGGTTTTTTGTGCCTATTATAAGTTTTACTTATACAAGATATTACCATTTAAAATTGGATTTATGCGTTTTTTTGGCTTATTATCAGTAAAAACCAGCTTGTTTTATTAATTCCCATTGATAAACATTATTAACAAATTTTATAGTAATAGCAACAAAAAAAACCCTTAATTTTTTATGGAGGTGCACAAATGTCTTCGAAAAAAGTAGTTGAAAGTGTTTATGAGCTCGTGCTCAAGCGTAATCCGGGTGAAAACGAGTTTCACCAGGCAGTTAAAGAAGTTCTCGATAGTCTGGTTGTGGTTCTCGATGAGAATCCCCAGTATATCGAAGCACGTATCCTTGAAAGACTTACTGAGCCTGAAAGAGTTGTAATGTTTAGAGTTCCCTGGATTGACGACAATGGCAAGGTTCAGGTCAACAGAGGTTTCCGCGTTCAGTTCAGCAGCGCTATCGGCCCATACAAGGGCGGCATTCGTTTCCATCCGAGCGTATATCTGGGCATTATCAAGTTCCTCGGTTTTGAGCAGATATTGAAAAATTCTCTCACCGGCCTGATGATGGGCGGAGGCAAGGGCGGCAGCGATTTCGACCCCAAAGGCAAGAGTGACAATGAAGTTATGCGTTTCTGCCAAAGCTTTATGACCGAGCTTTGCAAACATATCGGTGCCGATACAGACGTACCGGCAGGCGATATCGGCGTTGGCGGCCGTGAAGTTGGCTTTATGTTCGGCCAGTACAAGAGAATCCGCAATGAATTCGTCGGCGTTCTCACCGGCAAGGGACTCAATTGGGGCGGCAGTCTGGTTCGCACTGAAGCGACAGGCTACGGCCTTGTTTATATCGTAGATGAACTGTTAAAAGAGCAGGGCGGCAATTTCGAGGGCAAGACCGTTACAGTCAGCGGTTCAGGCAACGTAGCTATCTACGCTACCGAAAAAGTCCAGCAGCTCGGCGGTAAAGTCGTCGCGATGAGCGATTCCAACGGTTATATCTACGACCCGCAGGGCATTAAGCTCGATACTGTAAAACAGATTAAAGAAGTCGAAAGAAAGAGAATCAAGGAATATTGTGCAATTCACAAGAGCGCAAAATATACCGAAGGCTGCAACGGCATTTGGACTGTAAAATGCGATATAGCTCTGCCATGTGCAACTCAGAACGAACTTGACGTGACAGGAGCAAAGGCACTGATAAAGAACGGCTGCAAAGTCGTAGCAGAAGGCGCAAATATGCCGACTACTCCGGATGCGGCTGATTTGCTGATTGAAAACAAAGTCGCCTTCCTGCCCGGCAAAGCCGCAAACGCAGGCGGTGTCGCTGTATCAGGTCTTGAAATGGCTCAGAACAGCCAGCGTTATGCATGGACATTCGAGCGTGCAGATGCTGAATTGAAGAACATCATGGTCAACATCTACAGGAATATCAGTGCTGCCGCTGAAAAGTACGGCGCAAAGGGCAATTACATCGTTGGCGCAAACATCGCCGGCTTCGTTAAAGTCGCCGATTCAATGCTCGCACAGGGCGTTGTATAACAAAAATTAAAAATAAAATATAAAAAATTAAATATTTAGCCCCCGGTTTTACCGGGGGTTTTTTTATTGTCGTATTGTGCGTTGTTTATTACAATTCTACGTATGAAGGAAGATAAGAATCTAAGGAAGGTTTTTGACCAGCATGTCAAACTGGAGGAGTATTTTACAGGCTTTTCTGTGAAATCAGATAAGCCTGTTGCATCTGCTCAACCGCAAAATAACGACAATATCAATGAGCTTAAAGAAATTGCCAAAGAAGTCGCAGCCTGTCGCAAATGCGTACTCGGCACAACCCGCAAAAATTCAGTGCCCGGCGAAGGAAATCCCAATGCCCAATTAGTTTTTGTCGGCGAAGGCCCCGGCGCCGATGAAGACGCCCAGGGCCGTCCGTTTGTCGGCAGGTCTGGCCAGCTTCTGGATAAAATCATTATCGGGATGGGCTTAAAGAGAAGCGATGTTTATATTTGCAATATCGTAAAATGCAGACCGCCGGAGAACCGCGAACCCCGGCCGGAGGAAATCATAAGCTGCCTGCCGTTTCTGAAAAAACAGCTCGGGTTAATCAGACCCCAAGTTATCGTTGCGCTCGGAGCGCCATCTACGAAGACGCTTTTGAATACGAACAAGCCGATAGGCCAGATGCGCGGCAAATTCCATGATTATTATTTCGACGATTTTTCTGAGCCGATAAAACTTATGCCGACGTTCCACCCGGCATATCTACTTAGAAATTATTCCGACGATAACCGCAGAAAAGTCTGGGAAGATATGAAAACCGTCCTTGCCGAACTTGGAATGCCTGTCGGGGCGAAGCGCAGCGAAGACCGACCGGTACCGAAAAAATAGAGGTTGAACCAAGAATTTACACTAAATTATTAATCGCTGATTACACAGATTTAATGGATTTATCAAAATAAAAAATAAAATGACACGTATTAATAATAATACATTTGAAAATCAATATCCAAATGCTGTTCTTAACATAGCAAATGAAGTTGACCGGCTGATAACGGACAAGAAAGTAAGAAAACGATTTACAAGCTATGTCAATAAGCTGTGTGAAATGGTTGAAGATTATGGCCAAACCCTTCAACCTTATGCCGAAAAGCTCGAAAAAGCAAAAGAAGAGTTAGAGAAAACTAAACTTGCACCAGGCACAACAATTGCATTGGTAGATGTCTGTCCTCCGCCAAAAGATTGGATAAAAATAAATTGGGAGGATAATCGTTTCATTAATATTGATATGGGGGCTATCTATCGCCCAGTTGAGCCGGTAAATCCTTTGCTTTGGTTTGGAATTTCCGGTAATGCCGGCATACAACGCAAACCAACACAAGATGAATCGTTAATGTGTGAATATGTGCGGTTGGCGGTTATTCATGATTTCGAACTACGACAACCTACGGATAAACCGATTTTCACTGATGGATATACAGGCAAATGGTTTAGACGTGATGAGTTTCGCAATAAAGTTGGGGTATTTTACCATTATCCTAATGGAGATTCTCTTGCAACTGCCGAGGAGAAGTTATCACAACTTAATCGTGCTCTAGAGCGTATAAAAACGGACAAGAAGAAACCTTGGTACAAAAAAACATGGACTTGGATTGTTGGAATAGTGATATTTTTGGCAGCTTTAACAACGCTTGTTCTTAATATTGACAGAATTAAAGAAAGATTTTTCTCACAGAAAACACAAACACAAGACGAAAAAACTGCAAAAATTTTTG from Phycisphaerae bacterium harbors:
- a CDS encoding LysR family transcriptional regulator; protein product: MQIESLQIFCDLAELKSFSRTAEKNMISQSAVSQQLAQLEKSFTTPLIDRNKKSFGLTATGELFYNTCKDILSRYENFQSSLNYLKNSTKSKISVAAIYSIGMHSLQSYIKKFMTLYPQVHLDIEYLSAAEIYNRLLLGKIDVGLVAVPRNNPDIQLFDFVSEPLVLVCSPQHTFAKKTNIDIYMMQYQPFIAFARNLPTRNWIDQLLLRYNVAVKPVMEFDNVETIKRVVEINAGVSIMPETTIKNELTNGTLKAIPFSNEKFKRPTGIIIRKNRAMNDNLKAFIELLYGKTIK
- the gdhA gene encoding NADP-specific glutamate dehydrogenase, which encodes MSSKKVVESVYELVLKRNPGENEFHQAVKEVLDSLVVVLDENPQYIEARILERLTEPERVVMFRVPWIDDNGKVQVNRGFRVQFSSAIGPYKGGIRFHPSVYLGIIKFLGFEQILKNSLTGLMMGGGKGGSDFDPKGKSDNEVMRFCQSFMTELCKHIGADTDVPAGDIGVGGREVGFMFGQYKRIRNEFVGVLTGKGLNWGGSLVRTEATGYGLVYIVDELLKEQGGNFEGKTVTVSGSGNVAIYATEKVQQLGGKVVAMSDSNGYIYDPQGIKLDTVKQIKEVERKRIKEYCAIHKSAKYTEGCNGIWTVKCDIALPCATQNELDVTGAKALIKNGCKVVAEGANMPTTPDAADLLIENKVAFLPGKAANAGGVAVSGLEMAQNSQRYAWTFERADAELKNIMVNIYRNISAAAEKYGAKGNYIVGANIAGFVKVADSMLAQGVV
- a CDS encoding PEP-CTERM sorting domain-containing protein, coding for MKNVRLTICLTAAVLFMAAGQGFGIAFNDGGTYNINYTINDGVYVDEADEASGMQTTLNLLEGGSINSVLVAFHNSQVTITGGTVGSVVQTYDSSQVKMFGGTVNALYACGNSQITMSGGTVGDALYATNNGQLTITDGTLGFGLSASGDSRVTMSGGTIARGSLYFGMQLQEQMILAISGFDFAIDGIHVGFGEITSQLGGIWYNDPVRRLTGTLANGDKFDNQFLIGNTAKIVLVPEPATLLLLGLGGLVLRRKNH
- a CDS encoding HAD family hydrolase, encoding MKIKAIIFDLDGTITEPYLDFDRLRKEIGLPANSEPLLEAMEKMSEAERKKAEEILYKHEQAAIEHSTLNKGAAETLRILRQMKMPIGVLTRNTRSNASAVAQKHNIEFDAIFDRNDGPVKPDPFGVKMLCRHFNVRPQETLVVGDYLFDLQCAKAAGATAVWMKNSEQSRQFTDFADYTIDKLTQIIDIIKQNTELGTQNSEE
- a CDS encoding PEP/pyruvate-binding domain-containing protein; protein product: MKPNERLSTGLPGFDKIIKQVLPGDNIVWLVDSLDDFMPFVEAYCKNALGSGWELVYFRFAKHKPFVTAQDGANVIELDPEQGFETFTTKVHNVINQFGKGHYYLFDCLSELAPAWCNDRMLGNFFMQVCPYLYYAQTVTTFALLRNYHSYHATRPILDTAQVISNVYKYKGDMYVHPLKVDGRYSTTMNMIHLWKGDDFLPVRDSGRITEILANVSGVELDIANERLGFWAKTFHDAELLLKDYENKRCTDDDINKRFEQIVRMAVSRDERILKMVRKYLNLADIIRIRKRMIGTGLIGGKSVGMLLARAILEKMDDKFKQLLEPHDSFFIGSDVFYTYLVRNKIWWIRQKQRASRNFLDGAAEGRQRILQGDFPEYIIKQFADVLDYFGQSPIIVRSSSILEDNYGNAFAGKYESFFCTNQGTRQQRLAEFTDAVRKIYASSMSEDALMYRAKWGLLEKDEPMGLLIQRVSGAPHGRYFFPQAAGVALSFNPYVWNEDIDPRAGMIRLVFGLGTRAVDRNDDDYARIVALNAPAKRPETSETARKYSQQKVDCIDLEAREFVSRPFAEIVSASTEDDNLRLELFASRDIEMEKRAAQLGRKEIFSRSITFEKLLTKTDFAKNMREMLNIIENTYASPVDVEFTVNFQSETEYKINLLQCRPLEQKEGGTIIDPHMEKDSKDLIIDAAGPVIGQGRQITIDRIIYISPEQYTKLKISDRYELARLIGKLSHIDSEKDKTIMLLGPGRWGTSTPSLGVPVSYPEINTIRVLVEIAILNKEMSTDVSLGTHFFNDLIESDTLYLGLLPYRQGNILRTNFFENAPNMLAEILPDAQNWVNVLKVIDPQITCPGRTLNLYANAIEQKFVCYCKG
- a CDS encoding uracil-DNA glycosylase — encoded protein: MKSDKPVASAQPQNNDNINELKEIAKEVAACRKCVLGTTRKNSVPGEGNPNAQLVFVGEGPGADEDAQGRPFVGRSGQLLDKIIIGMGLKRSDVYICNIVKCRPPENREPRPEEIISCLPFLKKQLGLIRPQVIVALGAPSTKTLLNTNKPIGQMRGKFHDYYFDDFSEPIKLMPTFHPAYLLRNYSDDNRRKVWEDMKTVLAELGMPVGAKRSEDRPVPKK